In Arthrobacter alpinus, a single window of DNA contains:
- a CDS encoding glutamate synthase subunit beta — MADPHGFLNNRERITQTRRPVPVRIMDWKEVYEAQEQGVLKSQAGRCMDCGVPFCHQGCPLGNLIPEWNDLTWRGKGQEAIERLHATNNFPEFTGRLCPAPCESACVLGINQPAVTIKQVEVSIIDEAFNQDWVHPLPPARLTGKTVAVVGSGPAGLAAAQQLTRTGHTVAVYERDDRIGGLLRYGIPDFKLEKESVDRRVEQMSAEGTRFRTGIEVGKDIGWDELRRRYDAVVVCTGATVPRDLPIPGRGLNGVHFAMDYLVQGNKAVAGDELVGQIDARGKHVVILGGGDTGADCIGTAHRQQAASVTTLAIGQQPPSDRSVDQPWPTFPNLFEVASAHEEGGERSYLASTVEFLGENGVLTGLKIAETAFVGGRRVPKEGTERVIPADLVFLALGFTGPESAELTHQLPVTLDSRSNVKRDGYYMSSREGVFVAGDAGRGQSLIVWAIAEGRACAAAVDKFLMGETFLPAPVSPSDSAIRV; from the coding sequence GTGGCTGATCCGCACGGTTTCTTGAACAATCGGGAACGCATCACCCAGACCCGCCGCCCCGTTCCGGTCCGCATCATGGACTGGAAGGAAGTCTACGAGGCACAGGAACAGGGCGTTTTGAAGTCCCAGGCCGGCCGCTGCATGGACTGTGGCGTACCGTTCTGCCACCAGGGCTGCCCTTTGGGGAATTTGATCCCCGAGTGGAACGACCTCACGTGGCGCGGCAAGGGCCAGGAGGCCATTGAGCGCCTGCACGCCACGAACAACTTCCCGGAATTCACCGGGCGTTTGTGCCCGGCTCCGTGCGAATCGGCGTGTGTGCTGGGGATCAACCAGCCTGCCGTGACCATCAAGCAGGTTGAGGTTTCCATCATCGATGAGGCCTTCAACCAGGACTGGGTGCACCCGTTGCCCCCGGCCCGCCTCACGGGCAAGACTGTCGCCGTCGTTGGTTCAGGACCGGCAGGGCTCGCAGCAGCCCAGCAGCTGACCCGCACCGGACACACGGTTGCCGTGTACGAGCGTGACGACCGGATCGGTGGCCTGCTGCGTTACGGCATCCCCGATTTCAAGCTGGAGAAGGAAAGCGTTGACCGCCGCGTGGAGCAGATGTCCGCAGAGGGCACCCGCTTCCGCACCGGCATTGAAGTCGGCAAGGACATTGGGTGGGACGAGCTGCGCCGACGCTATGACGCCGTGGTGGTTTGCACGGGGGCAACTGTGCCGCGTGACCTTCCCATCCCGGGCCGTGGACTCAACGGTGTGCACTTCGCCATGGATTACCTGGTTCAGGGCAACAAGGCTGTGGCAGGGGACGAGCTCGTGGGCCAAATCGATGCCCGTGGCAAGCACGTCGTAATCTTGGGTGGTGGCGACACCGGCGCGGACTGCATTGGTACGGCACACCGCCAGCAGGCCGCCTCGGTGACTACCTTGGCCATTGGCCAGCAGCCGCCGTCGGACCGTTCCGTAGACCAGCCTTGGCCCACCTTCCCGAACCTTTTCGAGGTGGCCAGTGCGCATGAGGAAGGCGGTGAGCGCAGCTACTTGGCGTCGACCGTTGAATTCTTGGGCGAAAATGGTGTCCTCACCGGACTGAAGATCGCAGAGACTGCGTTTGTTGGTGGCCGTCGTGTACCCAAGGAAGGTACCGAACGCGTCATTCCCGCCGATCTGGTGTTCCTGGCGCTCGGATTTACGGGTCCGGAATCGGCTGAATTGACACACCAGTTGCCCGTGACATTGGACTCCCGCTCAAATGTGAAACGAGATGGTTACTACATGTCGAGCCGCGAGGGCGTGTTTGTTGCGGGCGATGCAGGGCGCGGCCAGTCACTGATTGTGTGGGCCATTGCTGAGGGCCGGGCCTGTGCCGCGGCCGTCGATAAGTTCCTCATGGGAGAGACTTTCCTGCCGGCTCCTGTCTCACCCAGTGATTCGGCTATCCGGGTCTAG